A single window of Vibrio stylophorae DNA harbors:
- the pyrF gene encoding orotidine-5'-phosphate decarboxylase, producing MQTDAKVIVALDYQTQSDAFAFIDRIEPGSCRLKVGKEMFTYFGPEFVRQLHQRGFEVFLDLKFHDIPNTVAKAVAASADLGVWMVNVHASGGERMMVAAKEALQPFGLQAPKLIAVTVLTSMTEADLQGVGITRTPQEQVMHLARLTQQSGLDGVVCSAQEANMLKTELGQAFQLVTPGIRPAGSDAGDQRRIMTPVDAVAAGSDYLVIGRPITQAADPAKVLAEINASLA from the coding sequence ATGCAAACCGACGCAAAAGTAATCGTCGCGCTCGATTATCAAACTCAAAGCGATGCCTTTGCTTTTATTGACCGTATTGAACCGGGCAGTTGCCGCCTTAAAGTCGGCAAAGAGATGTTTACCTACTTTGGTCCTGAATTTGTTCGTCAGTTGCACCAGCGTGGTTTTGAAGTCTTTCTTGACCTTAAATTTCATGATATTCCAAACACAGTTGCCAAGGCGGTTGCCGCTTCAGCAGATTTAGGTGTGTGGATGGTGAACGTTCATGCCAGTGGTGGTGAGCGCATGATGGTTGCTGCTAAAGAAGCATTGCAACCTTTTGGCTTGCAAGCGCCAAAACTGATTGCCGTGACCGTACTAACTAGCATGACCGAAGCTGATTTGCAGGGTGTGGGTATTACCCGTACACCGCAAGAGCAAGTGATGCATCTTGCTCGCTTAACCCAGCAAAGTGGCCTTGATGGTGTGGTGTGCTCAGCGCAAGAAGCCAATATGTTAAAAACTGAGTTGGGCCAAGCCTTCCAGTTGGTGACCCCAGGGATTCGACCAGCCGGTAGTGATGCAGGCGATCAGCGCCGAATCATGACGCCAGTGGACGCAGTGGCTGCGGGCTCTGATTATTTGGTCATTGGTCGTCCAATTACCCAAGCGGCCGATCCTGCCAAGGTGCTGGCTGAGATTAACGCGTCATTAGCGTGA
- a CDS encoding chitinase yields the protein MRTLTPLSVILATLFVSSTASAAITWEQGKTKVSNGDTVVYQEACYIAQNNPGVWETPSAASSWFWQQTTCDGTTTPPVTPEPPVKPEPPINPEPPVNPEPPVTPPAGDVIVWQPGQTKVSNGDIVSFNNQCFEAKNNPGLWESPSANSWFWTPVDCPSGPVEPPVEPPIKPEPPITPPPIEPPVTPPGEMTIIPDGNGGFLMSRSELSNVETTLTNTPLFALVRSDIETADNAIVEAVAPNLATNPENVQRAEMIVDEVTWNYLFPLRNEAYTYTRFLQSIAKFPAFCRTYTDGRNSDEICKRSLATMFAHFIQETGANAPNWEASKGVPVWRQGLWYLREMGNTETSQNGAYSACGSWQGEAWPCAPGKSYFGRGAKQLSWNYNYGAFSEAMFGDKHVLLQNPALVADTWLNLASAVFFYVYPQPPKPSMLHVIDGTWQPNAADKAAGLELGFGATIQIINGAFECGKGAEDYRAQNRINYYRKIAELLNLDITGETLGCANMKPFNTDGAGALEITWDKDWGYDANNPGGATFACKLVPYQYAYSALRQGDYENCVKHFFNVTTFDDNGEIIPAGK from the coding sequence ATGCGTACACTCACGCCCTTGTCAGTGATTCTGGCAACCCTATTTGTGAGCAGCACAGCCAGTGCCGCAATCACATGGGAGCAAGGCAAAACCAAGGTGAGCAATGGTGATACCGTTGTCTATCAAGAGGCTTGCTATATTGCTCAAAACAATCCGGGAGTTTGGGAAACCCCAAGCGCGGCATCCAGCTGGTTTTGGCAACAAACTACCTGTGATGGCACCACCACACCACCGGTCACGCCAGAGCCACCCGTGAAGCCCGAACCCCCTATAAATCCAGAGCCACCTGTGAATCCAGAGCCGCCGGTAACCCCACCTGCAGGCGATGTCATTGTTTGGCAACCGGGTCAAACCAAGGTCAGCAATGGCGATATTGTGAGCTTCAACAACCAATGTTTTGAAGCAAAAAACAATCCGGGTCTTTGGGAAAGTCCATCAGCAAATAGTTGGTTCTGGACCCCAGTCGATTGTCCAAGCGGTCCTGTAGAACCACCGGTGGAGCCGCCAATAAAACCTGAACCACCGATTACCCCACCACCAATCGAACCACCTGTCACCCCTCCGGGTGAAATGACCATCATTCCTGATGGCAACGGCGGCTTTTTGATGTCGCGCAGCGAGTTATCCAATGTGGAAACCACGCTGACCAATACCCCACTCTTTGCCTTGGTACGCTCTGACATCGAAACAGCGGATAACGCGATTGTTGAAGCCGTTGCGCCAAATTTAGCGACCAATCCTGAAAACGTGCAGCGCGCTGAGATGATCGTCGATGAAGTGACTTGGAACTACCTGTTCCCACTGCGCAATGAAGCCTACACCTATACCCGCTTCTTGCAGTCGATTGCCAAATTCCCTGCGTTTTGTCGAACCTATACCGATGGTCGCAACTCAGATGAAATCTGTAAGCGCTCACTGGCCACTATGTTTGCCCACTTTATTCAAGAAACGGGTGCCAATGCACCAAACTGGGAAGCCAGTAAGGGCGTGCCAGTATGGCGTCAAGGACTGTGGTACCTTCGTGAAATGGGCAATACAGAAACCAGCCAAAATGGCGCCTATAGCGCTTGTGGTAGCTGGCAAGGTGAAGCATGGCCTTGTGCCCCAGGTAAGAGCTATTTTGGCCGTGGTGCTAAGCAGCTAAGCTGGAACTACAACTATGGCGCGTTCTCTGAAGCGATGTTTGGTGACAAACACGTTTTATTGCAAAACCCAGCTTTGGTTGCTGATACTTGGCTTAACCTTGCCTCTGCAGTGTTCTTCTATGTCTACCCGCAGCCACCAAAACCAAGCATGCTACATGTGATTGATGGTACTTGGCAGCCTAATGCGGCTGATAAAGCCGCAGGACTCGAGCTTGGCTTTGGCGCGACCATTCAAATCATCAATGGTGCTTTTGAATGTGGCAAAGGCGCGGAAGATTATCGCGCGCAAAACCGCATCAACTACTATCGCAAGATTGCTGAGCTTCTGAATCTTGATATCACAGGTGAAACGCTTGGCTGCGCCAATATGAAACCATTTAACACTGATGGCGCTGGCGCACTCGAAATCACTTGGGATAAAGATTGGGGCTATGATGCCAACAATCCAGGTGGTGCGACCTTTGCGTGTAAATTGGTACCTTACCAATATGCCTACAGCGCACTGCGCCAAGGCGATTACGAAAATTGTGTGAAGCACTTCTTTAACGTCACCACCTTTGATGACAACGGTGAGATTATTCCTGCAGGGAAATAA
- a CDS encoding antibiotic biosynthesis monooxygenase family protein yields the protein MIAVIFEVEVAAGKQDDYLQSASDLRPLLEGVDGFISIERFQSLSQPGKVLSLSFWRDEMAVEVWRNEFAHRCAQSQGRASTFQHYRLRVAEVIRDYGLDTRAQAPQDSQQIHA from the coding sequence ATGATTGCGGTGATTTTTGAGGTCGAGGTAGCAGCGGGAAAACAGGACGATTATTTGCAAAGTGCCAGTGATCTTCGGCCTTTACTTGAGGGTGTCGATGGTTTTATCTCCATTGAGCGTTTTCAAAGCCTCAGTCAGCCCGGTAAGGTACTGTCTTTGTCATTTTGGCGTGATGAAATGGCGGTTGAAGTGTGGCGTAATGAATTTGCGCATCGATGTGCACAAAGCCAAGGGCGTGCCAGTACTTTCCAGCATTATCGTCTGCGGGTTGCTGAAGTGATTCGTGATTATGGGCTTGATACACGTGCGCAAGCGCCACAGGATAGCCAACAGATCCATGCGTAA
- a CDS encoding alkaline phosphatase family protein yields the protein MRRFFPKLKQAAWLSAALVMAPTAQADIASTPVIGGMINSSAILKDQVFGGLQFSTRATRDLTLFTVAGLSLDSYILTLPLDAKVKARVVGQLSNPAYAIPLGYFLHTFYDRYTGSDARIVEGDQFKAYLQTQYSQAQLAQWQHDLFSLDDGSQASTTTEETATAEKLEDTSHHHNGLTVNREMIAALVVVYDALVEIDDWRKQDYLPDHYRYLSNSPEDKALVAKIQPIVIGFFEQLAPTLAPGDTRAAIETVIADHAPDAQNKVNNKAQAVTITLIDFVRLNVLKNYRQFSMSQTRIDTYGDWLEAQFDDNPQQLVAFLTARVNRPLAVQIVVDGLQQGMMEGLVTPGHPYLQTAYGDHLAGLKRAQQFSPANPPSGEQHRTWLKALASDPKAHQALLADKHYLPFFKALYRDYEPAIVDIGVASTPTISVRNLPIVKTGAAVAGAQGTGIPNFHFVARDEDRAYYFFGNDALALDKLLAQNKVPTMFERLDHLTTLNCNAQYDWHAHVSYDGLVNLGLGEAMRDYGEKRCVRELSMRSQVEQKAQALRLQLIDDIRQYQQIHGIWFYTKVTLGWRIEENLRQLAALSEQGMPDFTLIYNPWPDHFAHFTGPLADEIIAPTGELNRLDYWLSQITAVYQEAGVYSRTLWGMAGDHGLAPVYHTLNPEITVFEQLKARYGHEIVVKKISSDEGEGPKITHALNPPSMQNIDVVVASTAGGNLMFDFFNARQGWAVQPVYQDLIAWRPQAAPADFAIDLVDEISTQLADSLDYLALRQSHCDTQVCQVRLVGYRDGKRRDELVMRQGERLYYGVLSLSTAKANAVTFAKDKSPILLALREANPYLPQPTAVQLRARDAELDRCLVKADPAQPNTWCDSQSWRELTRYSAKPDAVNQIAQLYAEDRAGTINLFPQAGIGFNTKVPGRHAGEHYLEKDAFLGFWGAPLGNAIQPIGIAENGSLAPTLYEYLTGECVQVGKHHWGYPSLLQYLSISPMNVDSH from the coding sequence ATGAGACGATTTTTTCCAAAATTAAAGCAAGCAGCATGGCTGTCAGCCGCCTTGGTGATGGCACCGACTGCGCAAGCGGATATCGCCAGCACACCGGTGATCGGTGGCATGATCAATAGCAGCGCCATTCTTAAAGACCAAGTGTTTGGTGGGCTGCAATTCTCAACTCGAGCCACTCGCGATCTCACTTTGTTTACCGTCGCGGGCCTCTCGCTAGATAGTTATATTCTGACCCTTCCCTTGGATGCAAAGGTCAAAGCGCGGGTGGTAGGACAGCTTTCTAATCCAGCCTATGCCATTCCTTTGGGCTATTTTCTGCATACCTTTTACGATCGCTACACGGGCAGCGATGCACGTATTGTTGAAGGCGATCAGTTCAAGGCCTATTTGCAAACGCAATATAGCCAAGCACAGCTGGCACAGTGGCAACATGATTTGTTTTCCCTTGATGATGGCAGCCAAGCTTCGACAACCACAGAAGAGACAGCCACCGCTGAAAAACTGGAAGATACCAGCCATCATCATAATGGCTTAACCGTCAATCGTGAGATGATCGCCGCCTTGGTGGTGGTTTATGACGCGCTGGTGGAGATTGATGATTGGCGCAAGCAAGATTACTTACCAGACCACTATCGCTATTTATCCAACAGTCCAGAAGATAAGGCCTTGGTGGCCAAAATCCAGCCCATCGTCATTGGCTTTTTTGAGCAGTTGGCTCCGACCTTAGCGCCGGGCGATACGCGCGCAGCCATTGAGACGGTCATTGCTGATCACGCGCCAGATGCGCAAAACAAGGTCAACAATAAAGCGCAAGCTGTGACCATCACGCTGATCGATTTTGTGCGGCTCAATGTGCTGAAAAACTACCGTCAATTTTCCATGTCGCAAACACGCATTGATACCTATGGCGACTGGCTCGAAGCGCAATTTGATGACAACCCACAGCAGCTTGTTGCCTTTTTAACGGCGCGCGTCAATCGCCCCTTGGCGGTGCAGATCGTGGTTGATGGTTTGCAACAAGGGATGATGGAAGGGCTCGTGACTCCGGGGCATCCTTATTTGCAAACCGCCTATGGCGATCATTTAGCCGGCCTTAAGCGCGCGCAGCAATTTTCACCCGCAAATCCTCCAAGCGGCGAGCAACATCGCACTTGGCTAAAAGCCTTGGCAAGCGATCCGAAAGCGCATCAAGCACTGCTTGCAGATAAGCATTATTTGCCCTTTTTTAAAGCGCTATATCGTGATTACGAGCCTGCCATTGTGGATATAGGCGTGGCGTCAACACCAACCATTAGTGTGCGTAATTTGCCCATTGTGAAAACGGGCGCTGCAGTGGCAGGGGCGCAGGGTACGGGGATCCCTAATTTTCACTTTGTTGCCCGCGATGAAGATCGCGCCTATTACTTCTTTGGTAATGATGCCTTAGCGCTTGATAAGCTGCTGGCGCAAAACAAAGTGCCCACCATGTTTGAGCGCTTGGATCATCTCACCACCTTAAACTGTAATGCACAGTATGATTGGCATGCCCATGTCAGTTATGACGGCTTGGTTAATTTAGGTCTGGGTGAGGCGATGCGTGACTATGGCGAAAAACGCTGCGTGCGTGAATTGTCGATGCGCAGCCAAGTGGAGCAAAAAGCGCAGGCGCTGCGCTTGCAGCTCATTGATGACATTCGCCAATATCAACAAATTCATGGCATTTGGTTTTATACCAAGGTGACGCTGGGTTGGCGCATTGAAGAAAATCTGCGCCAGCTTGCAGCGCTGAGCGAGCAAGGCATGCCTGATTTCACCTTGATCTATAACCCATGGCCGGATCATTTCGCGCACTTTACGGGGCCGCTGGCCGATGAAATTATCGCGCCTACCGGAGAGCTCAATCGTTTGGATTACTGGCTCTCGCAAATTACAGCTGTGTATCAAGAAGCCGGCGTTTATTCGCGCACCCTCTGGGGAATGGCTGGGGATCATGGTTTAGCGCCGGTGTATCACACCCTAAATCCTGAAATTACTGTATTTGAACAGCTCAAAGCGCGCTATGGCCATGAAATTGTGGTCAAGAAAATCTCTTCTGATGAAGGGGAAGGGCCGAAGATCACCCATGCGCTGAATCCGCCAAGCATGCAAAACATTGATGTGGTGGTGGCCTCAACGGCTGGCGGCAACTTGATGTTTGATTTTTTTAACGCACGCCAAGGCTGGGCGGTACAACCCGTGTATCAAGATTTAATTGCCTGGCGACCGCAGGCTGCGCCTGCTGATTTTGCCATCGATTTAGTGGATGAAATTAGCACTCAGCTGGCCGATAGTTTGGATTATTTAGCGCTGCGACAAAGTCATTGCGATACGCAAGTGTGCCAAGTGCGCTTGGTGGGTTATCGCGATGGTAAACGCCGCGATGAGCTGGTCATGCGCCAAGGCGAACGCCTCTATTATGGTGTGCTGAGCTTAAGTACAGCTAAGGCAAATGCCGTGACTTTTGCAAAAGACAAATCGCCGATTTTATTAGCGCTGAGAGAAGCCAATCCATATCTGCCTCAACCAACTGCTGTGCAGCTTCGCGCGCGCGATGCCGAACTTGATCGTTGTTTGGTCAAAGCTGATCCCGCTCAGCCAAATACTTGGTGTGATAGTCAGTCTTGGCGCGAGCTGACGCGCTATTCGGCGAAGCCTGATGCGGTGAATCAAATCGCGCAGCTTTACGCAGAAGATCGCGCAGGGACAATCAATCTTTTCCCACAAGCGGGTATTGGCTTTAATACCAAGGTGCCGGGGCGTCATGCTGGAGAGCATTACTTAGAAAAAGATGCCTTTTTAGGCTTTTGGGGGGCGCCTCTAGGCAATGCCATTCAACCTATTGGTATTGCGGAAAATGGCTCGCTGGCACCGACGCTTTATGAGTATCTCACCGGAGAGTGCGTGCAAGTGGGTAAGCATCATTGGGGTTATCCGTCGCTGCTTCAATATTTATCCATATCGCCCATGAACGTCGATTCTCACTAA
- the yegD gene encoding molecular chaperone, translating into MAIGFDYGTANCSVAHIDNNQMREIALYGTDQTVPSTISAPNAETISEYLYRHYQITPCTEIGENLLRLAIRNNEEEGWDVLPEDVCFGKEALAQYLADPKEVYYVKSPKSFLGAMGLSPMQLAFFEDLVCAMMANIKHRTELALGRDVSQTVIGRPVNFQGRGGDKSNEQAEGILRRAANRAGFRDVEFQFEPVAAGLEYEASLTQEQKVLVVDIGGGTTDCSMIAMGPQWVGRMDRQQTLLSHTGQLVGGNDLDIYIAFRQMMHPFGMGSTSITGKMHPTTQFWNAIAINDVQAQRQFYGRDNLPTLQMLLRDAAEPEKMARLLKVHQDSLGYAIIKEAENCKIALASAPSYGANLKVGDELLQLEIDTEQLAYAITNPMQKITALVEEAVAQAGCQPDAIFMTGGSARSPILQQAVRQVLPHVPMTHGNYFGSVTAGLARWANILFR; encoded by the coding sequence ATGGCGATTGGTTTTGACTACGGTACGGCTAACTGCTCTGTCGCGCATATCGACAACAACCAAATGCGTGAGATTGCGCTCTATGGCACAGATCAAACCGTGCCATCCACCATTAGTGCGCCCAATGCGGAAACCATCTCTGAGTATCTTTATCGCCATTATCAAATCACCCCTTGTACTGAGATTGGTGAAAACCTGCTACGTCTGGCTATTCGTAATAACGAAGAGGAAGGCTGGGATGTGCTTCCTGAAGATGTGTGCTTTGGTAAAGAGGCGCTAGCGCAATATCTCGCTGATCCCAAAGAGGTGTATTACGTCAAGTCACCCAAGTCCTTTTTAGGCGCCATGGGACTAAGCCCAATGCAGCTGGCTTTTTTTGAAGATCTGGTTTGCGCCATGATGGCGAATATCAAACATCGCACTGAGCTTGCGCTGGGCCGCGATGTCAGCCAAACCGTGATTGGTCGCCCGGTCAACTTTCAAGGTCGCGGCGGTGATAAGTCCAATGAACAAGCCGAAGGTATTTTACGCCGCGCCGCCAATCGCGCTGGTTTTCGCGATGTGGAATTTCAATTTGAGCCTGTCGCTGCGGGTCTTGAATATGAAGCCTCGCTCACTCAAGAGCAAAAAGTGCTGGTGGTGGATATCGGCGGTGGTACCACCGATTGCTCGATGATCGCCATGGGCCCGCAGTGGGTCGGGCGCATGGATCGCCAACAAACACTGCTGAGCCATACCGGCCAGCTGGTTGGCGGTAATGATTTGGATATCTACATCGCCTTTCGCCAAATGATGCATCCTTTTGGCATGGGCTCGACCAGCATCACCGGCAAAATGCACCCCACCACCCAATTTTGGAACGCCATTGCCATTAATGATGTTCAGGCGCAGCGCCAATTCTATGGCCGCGATAATTTGCCCACCCTGCAAATGTTACTGCGCGATGCTGCTGAGCCTGAAAAGATGGCGCGCTTACTTAAAGTGCATCAAGACAGCTTGGGTTACGCCATTATCAAAGAAGCAGAGAACTGCAAAATCGCACTAGCCAGTGCACCAAGCTATGGCGCCAACCTTAAAGTGGGCGATGAGCTGCTTCAGCTTGAGATTGATACCGAGCAGTTGGCTTACGCGATCACCAATCCGATGCAAAAAATCACGGCGCTGGTGGAAGAAGCGGTGGCGCAAGCGGGCTGTCAGCCAGACGCCATCTTTATGACCGGCGGCTCAGCGCGCTCGCCTATTTTGCAACAAGCGGTGCGCCAAGTGCTGCCCCATGTCCCCATGACCCACGGTAACTATTTTGGCTCAGTCACAGCAGGGTTAGCGCGCTGGGCTAATATCCTGTTTCGCTAG
- a CDS encoding HAD family hydrolase, protein MYDVLKSKKLVIFDLDGTLVSTENGELEFFFNKLEAEVNLSIDKNIGFYSNRTLCSVLNSLPVENKNVLFEKMEGYMAEFVSGRNWIPIACGVDCYNAANEMCIDNFIVTGNFRRSSAIKMRRSGIDVNTDNLFVTSLMVESKLDVISKLISDKYIPQDILSVGDSEYDLEIARRLGIDFFLIS, encoded by the coding sequence ATGTATGATGTGCTGAAATCAAAAAAATTAGTGATATTTGATCTCGATGGGACGTTGGTGTCAACAGAGAATGGTGAGTTAGAGTTTTTTTTCAATAAGCTTGAGGCTGAGGTGAATTTAAGTATTGATAAAAATATTGGTTTCTATTCAAACAGAACATTGTGTTCCGTGTTGAATTCGTTGCCAGTTGAAAATAAGAATGTTCTTTTTGAGAAAATGGAAGGATATATGGCTGAATTTGTTAGTGGTCGTAATTGGATTCCAATTGCCTGCGGGGTTGATTGTTATAATGCGGCAAATGAAATGTGCATTGATAATTTTATTGTTACTGGTAACTTTCGCCGTTCATCAGCGATTAAGATGCGCCGTTCTGGGATTGATGTAAATACGGATAATTTATTTGTCACCTCATTGATGGTTGAGTCTAAGTTAGATGTTATTAGTAAGTTAATAAGCGATAAGTATATTCCACAAGATATTTTAAGTGTAGGGGATAGTGAATATGACTTAGAGATCGCCAGGCGCTTAGGTATTGATTTTTTCTTAATATCTTAA